From a region of the Trichoderma atroviride chromosome 6, complete sequence genome:
- a CDS encoding uncharacterized protein (BUSCO:EOG092D4LDU), which yields MGNTTSTVLDNIVQGSNFDREEVDRLRKRFMKLDKDNSGTIERDEFLSLPQISSNPLATRMIAIFDEDGGGDVDFQEFVSGLSAFSSKGNKEQKLQFAFKVYDIDRDGYISNGELFIVLKMMVGSNLKDQQLQQIVDKTIMEADLDKDGKISFEEFTKMVENTDVSMSMTLDQF from the exons ATGGGCAACACCACCAGTACTGTGCTGGACAACATTGTCCAAGGGTCCAACT TTGACAGAGAGGAAGTCGACCGGTTAAGGAAACGGTTCATGAAACTCGACAAG GACAACTCTGGCACAATCGAGCGCGACGAATTTCTCAGCCTTCCTCAAATCTCTTCCAACCCTCTTGCGACACG CAtgattgccatctttgacgaGGACGGTGGCGGTGATGTCGACTTCCAGGAGTTCGTCTCCGGCTTGAGCGCCTTCAGCAGCAAGGGCAATAAGGAGCAGAAGCTACAGTTCGCCTTCAAGGTCTACGACATTGACCGCGACGGCTACATTAGCAACGGCGAGCTCTTCATCGTGCTCAAGATGATGGTTGGCAGCAACCTGAAggaccagcagctgcagcagattgTCGACAAGACGATAATGGAGGCGGACctggacaaggacggcaagaTCAGCTTTGAGGAGTTTACAAAGATGGTGGAGAATACGGATGTCAGCATGAGCATGACTCTGG ATCAATTTTAA
- a CDS encoding uncharacterized protein (BUSCO:EOG092D33N6), whose protein sequence is MSSRKVRVKKLTIKTALPVLREDQIDATEYESLLTESQIATGVDQTEENEYHLQSILKEAGTSNDQEIPVPPPKESDISYDALYPAIFHKPSSYIRFSQTVEECISCQYDMTTEDDEFLKSYNSNPPAGAGALSEDDFERIMEVFEDTATEQTPFAAVDNTVVGYDMMVPGLNQLGSTTILLHAKQIYEYWKSKRQEEGNKPLHATIKFETHQETDDTDPYVCFRRREVRQTRKTRSRDTKIAETLKRFRRELEDGRHLVLMAYEREMMKRDLLQVDRAIFEERARLKQIKTKMGIKGDDEDLVNQKPSQKRKPAEAAGAQRPATQVRVPVRPDGRSHEQDLVLLSDQLAEKENELRNEIETKVQNHRRWNQNHIDLTRDPLSPVKELGMELKFRPAKTQYLMTPPASNSAESMDIDDAPEPMQLDKPELPVFQFRGADFGETPQNSQPAFRRRIGRLQRLWIDRRGLSTPARTDTYEYSDRWKYDSDDEDDEPLVYEVDPFDTRALKFRATIPLSPYIFRGRPTVPPEAVNGAANGNRVLPPPPQAQPQPPPPPQPAVQQAQAAS, encoded by the exons ATGTCATCCCGCAAAGTCCGAGTCAAGAAGTTGACTATCAAAACCGCTCTCCCTGTGCTCAGAGAGGATCAGATCGATGCTACAGAGTATGAATCACTGCTTACCGAGTCGCAAATCGCGACCGGAGTCGACCAGACCGAGGAAAAT GAATACCATCTTCAGTCCATTCTAAAAGAGGCGGGAACAAGCAATGATCAAGAAATCCCCGTTCCGCCTCCCAAAGAGAGTGACATCAGCTATGATGCCCTCTATCCCGCAATTTTTCACAAACCCTCCTCTTATATCCGATTTTCTCAGACAGTGGAGGAATGTATTAGTTGTCAATATGACATGACAACCGAAGACGATGAATTTCTCAAATCTTATAATAGTAATCCGCCCGCCGGCGCCGGGGCTCTCAGCGAGGATGACTTTGAACGCATCATGGAAGTGTTCGAGGACACCGCAACTGAGCAGACCCCATTCGCAGCCGTTGACAACACTGTTGTCGGCTACGACATGATGGTTCCCGGACTCAATCAGCTTGGCTCTACAACCATATTGCTGCACGCCAAGCAGATATACGAGTACTGGAAATCCAAGCGACAGGAGGAAGGAAATAAACCACTGCACGCAACCATCAAATTTGAGACGCATCAGGAGACTGATGATACTGACCCATACGTCTGCTTCAGACGGCGGGAGGTCAGACAAACAAGGAAAACAAGGTCCAGAGATACCAAGATCGCCGAGACACTTAAGCGTTTCCGTCGCGAGCTCGAGGATGGCCGTCACCTGGTACTGATGGCATACGAgcgagagatgatgaaacgAGATTTGTTGCAAGTGGATCGGGCTATTTTCGAGGAAAGAGCTCGATTGAAGCAAATCAAGACAAAGATGGGCATCAAGGGCGATGACGAAGACCTCGTAAACCAAAAG CCGTCTCAGAAGCGCAAGCCTGCAGAAGCCGCGGGAGCTCAGCGACCAGCCACTCAAGTGCGGGTACCGGTGCGGCCAGATGGGCGTTCGCACGAGCAAGACCTTGTGTTGCTTTCCGACCAGCTCGCCGAGAAGGAGAACGAGCTTCGTAATGAGATTGAAACCAAGGTGCAGAACCACCGAAGGTGGAACCAGAATCATATCGATCTCACTCGAGATCCGCTATCGCCGGTAAAAGAACTGGGCATGGAGCTCAAGTTCAGACCGGCAAAGACCCAATATTTAATGACGCCGCCGGCGTCAAATTCTGCAGAATCAATGGACATTGACGACGCACCTGAGCCAATGCAATTGGACAAACCGGAACTTCCCGTCTTCCAATTCCGCGGCGCAGACTTTGGCGAGACGCCGCAAAACAGCCAGCCCGCGTTTAGACGTCGCATTGGCCGACTGCAACGGCTCTGGATCGATCGGAGGGGTCTCTCAACACCCGCACGGACAGATACGTACGAGTACTCTGACCGGTGGAAATACGACtctgacgacgaagatgacgagccGCTTGTCTATGAGGTTGACCCCTTTGACACGCGAGCGCTCAAGTTCAGAGCCACAATCCCACTCAGCCCATACATCTTCCGAGGAAGGCCAACGGTCCCTCCAGAGGCGGTTAATGGCGCAGCGAATGGAAATAGGGTgttaccaccaccaccacaagcgcagccacagccgccgccgccgccgcaaccTGCAGTTCAGCAAGCGCAGGCGGCGTCATAA
- a CDS encoding uncharacterized protein (SECRETED:SignalP(1-17)): MHALNTTWFMLCANVRATADSSAAAKPAGELRAPRIESHWISRLGKRRRADLSPCSANGPLAPSCHQPKARTNRHHLGPASPALFLNEEKISSRERRKTEPLAAPSAGESDDQPLYKLLHRRRPWRTSITAGESTLRRPAFPSRHPPWSQ; the protein is encoded by the exons ATGCATGCACTCAATACCACCTGG TTCATGCTTTGCGCTAATGTACGTGCTACAGCCGATTCTTCCGCCGCAGCAAAGCCCGCGGGTGAATTGCGAGCTCCCCGTATAGAGTCGCATTGGATATCACGTCTCGGCAAAAGGCGCCGTGCTGACTTAT CGCCCTGTTCGGCAAATGGCCCTCTAGCGCCCTCTTGTCACCAGCCAAAGGCTCGCACTAACAGACACCACCTTGGCCCCGCTTCGCCGGCCCT TTTTCTCAACG AGGAAAAAATATCCAgccgagaaagaagaaagacagaGCCTCTAGCTGCTCCTTCAGCTGGCGAAAGTGATGATCAGCCTCTCTacaagcttcttcatcgtcgacgCCCATGGCGAACCTCGATCACGGCCGGCGAGTCCACGTTGCGCAGGCCGGCCTTCCCCTCACGTCATCCGCCCTGGTCGCAATGA
- a CDS encoding uncharacterized protein (EggNog:ENOG41~TransMembrane:5 (o12-32i44-64o76-97i188-207o213-241i)) encodes MNLSAVLDGLRASLYYASFIGRIFAFPFRLAYVPIHYLLSALRVVFAPAIYLFSYITGWCRGVIDFVISLQLGTAAAVGIFAGFTLATSSTVITSYLGMQDGVNGSPEGTRSRASQTKKVIAAVLVRPPSSKMIHPLMTESGIGLILMPPHGAALQLGSCHRRFSKKKTILNYRFPLPLPPSSLPSSLPYESSIVNWSLYAAIWALFKRFGFVLFHYICVCCAIAFSIMMETLFVSIFAAASRQQRSKVRYTFPILYSVASNACPNPYKRCRRKSVS; translated from the exons ATGAACCTCTCGGCCGTCCTCGATGGCCTCCGCGCCAGCCTCTACTACGCTTCTTTCATCGGCCGCATCTTTGCTTTCCCTTTCCGACTGGCCTATGTCCCGATACATTACCTCCTGAGCGCCTTGAGGGTTGTGTTTGCGCCGGCGATTTATTTATTCTCGTACATCACAGGCTGGTGCCGGGGCGTCATTGATTTCGTCATATCTCTTCAG CTTGGCACCGCCGCAGCAGTCGGCATCTTCGCCGGCTTCACCCTGGCCACCTCGTCAACAGTCATCACTTCGTACCTCGGCATGCAGGACGGTGTCAACGGCAGCCCTGAAGGGACTCGCTCTCGCGCTTcgcaaacaaaaaaagtcatTGCCGCCGTTCTCGTCCGACCCCCCTCATCAAAGATGATTCATCCTCTAATGACGGAGAGTGGTATTGGCCTGATCCTAATGCCTCCTCACGGCGCCGCCCTGCAACTGGGCTCTTGTCACAGACGattctcgaagaagaagacgattcTGAATTATagatttcctcttcctcttcctccttcttcgcttCCTTCGTCTCTTCCTTATGAATCTTCTATAGTTAATTGGTCACTTTATGCTGCTATTTGGGCGTTATTCAAGCGGTTTGGTTTTGTACTCTTCCAttatatatgtgtgtgttgtGCTATTGCATTCTCTATAATGATGGAGACGCTATTCGTTTCAATCTTCGCTGCTGCGAGCAGGCAACAACGCTCTAAAGTCCGTTACACCTTTCCAATTCTTTATTCTGTTGCCTCCAACGCCTGTCCAAACCCGTATAAAAGGtgtagaagaaaaagtgTTTCCTAG
- a CDS encoding uncharacterized protein (TransMembrane:1 (o168-187i)), which yields MSPAAVSTDPPPVNAGLPESRVLIIGTGGTICMQEGPDGLAPSDGFLESAMAPRTSNSKPAATANSPSSTPSEPPPTAYHRHIRYSVMEFDPLLDSSNISAADWAAMATAVQENYHLFDGFVILHGTDSLAYTASALSFMLANLGKPVILTGSQAPIFALQSDAVDNLLGSLIIAGTFVIPEVCLFFRDKLYRGNRTTKVSATSFEAFASPNCEPLAKVNGLGISVNWPLVLRPTTIAEFKVFKHLDTTHVACLRVFPGIKPEMVDAVLHLPDLRGIILETFGMGNIPGGVDGRLMEVIRSAVERGIVVVNVSQCVSGFVSPVYAPGTKLGRLGVIFGLDLTAEAALAKLSHLIALPDLSQKDIVSHFSRSLRGEMTEIAHQSFSHPTNPIDYSSRLTPMESAFTALGYAIQNGEIQVVKDLLDGDGNQLLKTADYAGNTAVHLAAVSGNSEIMLELLTRGASVHQRNRADNSPLFLATLSGKDDCAKLLKTAGAHLSVEEIERGPLAKYRREREMPANEREPYSISFA from the exons ATGTCTCCCGCCGCCGTCTCGACGGATCCGCCTCCGGTCAACGCCGGCCTCCCCGAGTCCCGcgtcctcatcatcggcaccGGAGGCACGATATGCATGCAAGAAGGGCCCGACGGCCTCGCGCCCAGCGATGGGTTCCTGGAGAGCGCCATGGCCCCGAGGACG TCAAACTCCAAGCCCGCCGCAACGGCCAACTCACCCAGCTCGACTCCCTCCGAACCCCCCCCAACCGCCTACCACCGCCACATCCGCTACTCCGTCATGGAATTCGACCCCCTCCTCGACTCGAGCAAcatctccgccgccgactgggccgccatggccacggcCGTCCAGGAAAACTACCACCTCTTTGACGgcttcgtcatcctccacGGCACCGACTCGCTCGCCTACACGGCCTCGGCCCTGTCCTTTATGCTGGCCAACCTGGGCAAGCCGGTGATCCTGACGGGCTCGCAGGCGCCCATCTTTGCGCTGCAGTCCGACGCCGTCGACAACCTGCTGGGCTCGCTCATCATCGCGGGCACCTTTGTCATCCCCGAagtctgcctcttcttccgcgACAAGCTGTACCGCGGCAACCGCACCACAAAGGTCTCGGCCACCTCCTtcgaggcctttgccagCCCCAACTGCGAGCCCCTGGCCAAGGTCAACGGCCTCGGCATCAGCGTCAACTGGCCGCTGGTCCTGCGCCCAACCACCATTGCCGAGTTCAAGGTCTTCAAGCACCTCGACACCACGCACGTCGCCTGCCTGCGCGTCTTCCCCGGCATCAAGCCCGAAATGGTCGACGCCGTGCTGCACCTGCCCGACCTCCGGGGCATCATCCTCGAGACCTTTGGCATGGGTAACATCCccggcggcgtcgacggcCGCCTCATGGAGGTCATCCGCTCCGCCGTCGAGcgcggcatcgtcgtcgtaAACGTCAGCCAGTGCGTCAGCGGCTTCGTCTCGCCCGTCTACGCCCCCGGCACCAAGCTCGGCCGCCTGGGCGTCATCTTCGGCCTCGACCTCACCGCCGAGGCCGCCCTCGCCAAGCTCTCGCACCTCATCGCCCTGCCCGACCTCTCGCAAAAGGACATTGTCAGCCACTTCTCGCGCTCCCTGCGCGGCGAGATGACCGAGATTGCCCACCAGAGCTTCTCCCACCCGACGAACCCCATCGACTACAGCTCTCGCCTCACCCCGATGGAGTCTGCCTTCACGGCCCTCGGCTACGCCATCCAAAACGGCGAGATCCAAGTCGTCAAGGATCTGCTTGATGGCGACGGGAACCAGCTCCTCAAGACGGCCGACTACGCAGGAAACACCGCCGTCCATCTTGCCGCCGTCTCGGGCAATTCCGAAATCATGCTCGAGCTCCTAACGCGCGGCGCCAGCGTGCACCAGCGCAACAGGGCAGACAACTCGCCCCTATTCCTGGCCACGCTGTCGGGAAAAGACGACTGCGCCAAGCTTCTCAAGACGGCGGGCGCCCATCTTTCcgtcgaggagattgagagggGGCCTCTGGCAAAGTATCGTCGAGAGCGCGAGATGCCGGCAAATGAAAGGGAGCCTTACTCAATTTCCTTTGCTTGA
- a CDS encoding uncharacterized protein (MEROPS:MER0002179~BUSCO:EOG092D06GR), translating to MSYNIPSPNDMVVDTDDYVGAPNAPEKEHVAIINPDGGVEHEADQLQDLPLANDYEAMKEIVLPPLLDEPKILEDFTHTWTVDNWRSLSKREHGPIFQAGGFPWRVLLFPHGNNTDQCSIYLEHGFEPDAVPENWSCCVQFGLVLWNPNDPSLYVNHAAHHRFTKEEGDWGFTRFVEIRRMFNVPWEGDSRPLVESDTANITAYVRFVEDETGVLWHNFANYDSKKETGYVGLKNQGATCYLNSLLQSLYFTNAFRKAIYEIPTENDENMQNSAYTLQRLFYQLQTSEQAVSTSELTKSFGWETRHIFEQQDVQELSRKLMERMEEKMKGTKAENVLPELFSGKIKTYISCINVDYESKRIEDFWDIQLNVSGNKNLLESFQDYIQVEKMDGENQYFAGDEHKLQDANKGVIFNSFPDVLHLQLKRFEYDIQRDMMMKINDRYEFPDIFDAAPYLVEDADRSEPWIYQLHGVLVHSGDLNAGHYYAFIKPSKDGWFYKYDDDKVTKATSREVLEENYGGEYRASNGYLRAPLQKKAPIMRQNSAYMLVYIRQTRLDKVLCPVTKEDTPAHLRIKFEEENALREARRREQKEAHLFMMAKVITNETFAKFGGTDLCVFDPISETDPASPKLYRIRRAMPMQEFVAQVAADMGQEPARVRLWLMVNRQNKTIRPDQPIMDLRPTVEEIFSRSAAHRDTSLRVWAEVAADVNENGEPIWASYQSQPNGVVVKNDTILLLLKNFDVERQTLEGVGHLYISKEKRVDELVPMILQKMGWGDKLPSDEKLLMWEEIKPTMIEPLKGKQTLKAAELQDGDIVCFQRVSDKKTEATRASDKASQETNKSFDRVEDAREYYDFLEHKRTVKFHAHPTRSDQTQYPPFELVLNSKITYDVLSERVGAHLNAPSTHIRLWTVNSSTSNPKAPVRRGTNPTLRQILNPLGSNTLNATQRSDAFYFEVLEMSLAELDTKKNIKLTWLSEGITKEDQLDLLVSKTGTIEDLIQALIKKAKIADEAEGGRIRVYETSSNRFYREPARDQSVLNLNEYTQIFAERVPEEERTAEDSNFIHVFHFQNEVNRVHGVPFKFLLLEGEKFADTKKRLERRTGIKGKSFEKIKFAIARRANYSKPQYLNDDDELWNIASSEDDYLGFDHPDRTRALRNGVGDLFLR from the exons ATG AGCTACAACATCCCTTCACCAAACGACATGGTCGTGGACACAGACGACTATGTCGGTGCTCCCAATGCCCCCGAGAAAGAGCATGtggccatcatcaacccagatggcggcgtcgaACACGAAGCTGATCAGCTACAAGACTTGCCTTTGGCCAACGACT ATGAAGCCATGAAAGAAATTGTCCTCCCGCCGCTGCTCGACGAACCCAAAATCCTCGAAGACTTTACACATACATGGACCGTCGACAACTGGCGAAGTCTTAGCAAGAGAGAACATGGCCCCATTTTCCAAGCAGGTGGCTTCCCATG GCGCGTCCTCCTGTTCCCCCACGGAAACAACACTGACCAATGTTCCATTTACCTGGAGCATGGATTCGAGCCTGATGCCGTCCCCGAGAATTGGAGTTGCTGCGTGCAGTTTGGCTTGGTACTTTGGAACCCTAATGACCCTAGCCTATATGTCAACCACGCAGCACACCATCGCTTCACTAAGGAAGAAGGGGACTGGGGCTTTACTCGCTTTGTTGAGATTAGGAGGATGTTCAACGTGCCATGGGAAGGCGACAGCCGGCCGCTGGTCGAGAGTGATACCGCTAACATAACAGCTTACGTTCGCTTTGTCGAAGACGAGACCGGTGTGCTATGGCACAACTTTGCCAACTACGAttcaaagaaagaaactgGATATGTTGGTCTGAAGAACCAAGGCGCCACTTGCTACCTCAACTCCCTTCTCCAGTCGTTATACTTTACAAACGCCTTCAGAAAA GCCATTTACGAAATTCCAACAGAAAATGATGAGAACATGCAGAATTCGGCATACACGCTGCAAAGACTATTTTATCAGTTGCAGACATCCGAACAAGCCGTTAGCACGAGTGAGCTAACAAAATCATTTGGATGGGAGACGAGGCACATCTTTGAGCAGCAAGATGTGCAAGAGTTGTCGCGAAAACTCATGGAACgcatggaggagaagatgaagggcaCAAAGGCCGAAAACGTTTTGCCTGAGCTCTTCAGTGGTAAGATCAAGACATACATTTCTTGCATAAATGTAGACTACGAATCAAAACGCATCGAGGATTTTTGGGATATTCAGCTCAACGTCAGTGGCAACAAGAACCTTTTGGAGAGTTTCCAGGACTACATCCAAGTCGAAAAGATGGACGGAGAGAACCAATATTTTGCTGGCGACGAGCACAAGTTACAGGACGCCAACAAGggcgtcatcttcaacagcttccCCGACGtgctgcatctccagctcaaACGATTTGAATATGACATCCAAAGAgacatgatgatgaagatcaACGATCGCTACGAGTTTCCTGACATTTTTGACGCCGCCCCTTACCTTGTCGAGGACGCCGACCGTTCCGAGCCTTGGATCTACCAGCTGCATGGAGTCCTTGTCCACAGCGGCGATTTGAATGCCGGACATTATTATGCGTTTATCAAACCATCAAAGGACGGCTGGTTCTACAAatacgacgacgacaaggtCACAAAGGCCACGTCTCGGGAGGTCTTGGAAGAGAACTATGGCGGAGAATATAGAGCATCCAACGGCTACCTCAGAGCACCTCTTCAAAAGAAGGCACCCATCATGCGCCAGAACAGTGCTTACATGCTGGTATATATCCGCCAAACTCGACTCGACAAGGTCCTGTGTCCAGTTACCAAGGAAGATACTCCTGCACATCTGC GGATTAAATTCGAGGAGGAAAATGCTCTGAGAGAGGCCCGTCGACGCGAGCAGAAGGAGGCTCACTTGTTTATGATGGCCAAGGTGATAACAAACGAAACCTTTGCAAAATTCGGCGGAACCGATCTTTGCGTCTTTGATCCCATCTCTGAGACCGATCCCGCGTCACCCAAGCTGTATCGCATCCGCCGAGCTATGCCTATGCAAGAATTCGTCGCTCAAGTTGCTGCTGACATGGGCCAAGAACCAGCTCGTGTCAGGCTGTGGCTGATGGTCAACCggcaaaacaaaacaattCGACCAGATCAGCCAATCATGGATCTTCGACCAACTGTCGAGGAGATTTTTTCTCGCTCCGCTGCTCACCGCGACACCAGTCTGCGTGTTTGGGCAGAGGTTGCAGCTGACGTCAACGAAAACGGCGAGCCCATCTGGGCATCGTACCAGAGCCAGCCAAATGGTGTTGTTGTGAAGAATGATACCATCCTCTTGCTACTGAAGAATTTCGATGTAGAGAGGCAGACCCTGGAAGGCGTAGGCCATCTTTATatcagcaaagaaaagagggtCGATGAACTTGTTCCCATGATTCTTCAGAAGATGGGCTGGGGGGATAAGCTTCCCTCTGAcgagaagctgttgatgTGGGAG GAAATCAAACCGACCATGATTGAGCCTCTGAAGGGCAAGCAGACCCTCAAAGCTGCCGAACTTCAGGATGGCGACATTGTCTGCTTCCAACGTGTCTCTGACAAGAAAACAGAGGCTACGCGCGCTTCTGACAAGGCATCTCAAGAAAC AAACAAATCATTTGACCGCGTTGAAGATGCTCGCGAATACTACGATTTCCTTGAGCACAAGCGAACCGTAAAATTCCACGCTCATCCAACTAGATCTGACCAGACACAATATCCTCCATTTGAGCTTGTCCTCAACTCAAAGATCACTTACGACGTTTTGTCTGAGCGAGTCGGCGCGCACCTCAATGCCCCCTCGACACACATCCGGCTATGGACGGTGAACTCGAGCACAAGCAACCCCAAGGCTCCTGTACGACGGGGTACAAACCCGACACTGCGACAGATTTTGAATCCTCTGGGCTCAAATACGTTGAATGCGACTCAGCGAAGTGATGCCTTTTACTTTGAGGTGCTAGAAATGAGCTTAGCTGAGCTGGATACCAAGAAGAATATCAAGCTGACGTGGTTGAGCGAGGGTATTACGAAAGAG GACCAGCTTGACTTGCTCGTATCAAAGACTGGAACTATCGAAGACCTGATACAAGCTTTGATTaagaaggccaagatcgCCGATGAAGCGGAAGGCGGAAGAATACGGGTATACGAAACAAGCTCTAACAGATTCTATCGTGAGCCCGCACGCGATCAATCCGTCCTGAATTTGAACGAGTACACCCAAATCTTTGCTGAAAGAGTTccggaagaggagagaacaGCCGAGGATAGCAACTTCATTCACGTTTTCCACTTCCAAAATGAAGTCAACAGAGTCCACGGTGTTCCTTTCAAGTTCCTTCTCCTCGAG GGCGAGAAATTCGCTGATACGAAGAAGCGACTGGAGAGAAGAACTGGAATCAAAGGCAAGAGCTTCGAGAAGATCAAgtttgccattgccagaCGAGCAAACTATTCAAAACCACAGTATCTTAATGATG ACGATGAGCTGTGGAACATAGCCTCATCCGAGGATGACTACCTTGGCTTCGATCATCCGGATAGAACAAGGGCCTTGAGAAACGGCGTTGGGGACCTTTTCCTTCGTTAA